Sequence from the Populus nigra chromosome 17, ddPopNigr1.1, whole genome shotgun sequence genome:
CTTTAAGTAAAATGTCTTTCTGCTAGGGCGTGTCTTGGATTGCCTGTGAAAATGGGTACTGGATCCGAACTCCATATGGGGAAGGAacgttgttttgatttgatgcaTAAACTGGAAATTTGATCTCcactgtaaattttttaatatttttaacttcaaaacCTTACTGAAGTGTGGCACTGAGGTGTTGTATAATTAGATGAATGCTGCTAGTTTATCGGTGTgcctttttttatcttctcggaatatttttttcttttcaagattgttaaaatcatgtaattattgtgtaaaatcatataaaaaataaaaaaaaaatgataaaatcagattgaaatcatgtaaaattggttaaatcatgtaaaattatgattttataattttacaataatttcaaaatcttatttttttttcattgcattgTGATTACTCACTAACACAAAAGTCTTACAAGCACCTGTATTCATTGATTATTTCTTCAATAATGCAAGGAAAAGGGAATATAATTTTACTTATAGGTAAAAGTGACAAACCACAAGTCTAAACCATCATGTGCTTATGTCTAGTATCATAATCTTTTCAGAAAATTTACAacattataatttctttatagAAAATCTCATGATTTATCTAAGAAACCAGATTTTAAGATAAATTCtttcatacatacatacatacatatacatatatatatatacatagatatacatatatatatatacatatatacatatatatatatgtttatttggAACTGTGCTGACGTACAGATCGATCTGTGTTCTTTTTTCTGTGCTCAacgtaaggataaaaaaaaaaagaaacatttattTTGGTCCTCAGATATCAGAAAGGGAATCACGAACAGTATATCAATAACTTTATTGTCGCTGAATACTATGAAGAGTGCGACATAATATGATCCCAAATATGTTACAGAGGAAATCTTATAATTTTCGAAGGAAAATCGACGGGTAGGGAGAATAAGCACAACTTTGATGAATGCCAGGAAATATATGCAGCAGATGTTTTACTCGAGCAGTATCATCATGCCATATTCATTGagtgataaaaaaatccaacccCAAAAGTGGAAAAAAGATATTCCAGGTTCAACTTGAAGAGGGTTCTGCTCCATCATGGAGTGCACAACAAACAGTCGCCTTGTGATGCCCTTGATACACCCTGATGTCTTCACCAGATGACATGGACCAAAGTCTAGCTGTCGTATCAGAAGAAGCTGCGTGAACAAGAAACAGTATTACTAAATGCATCAAACAGGGAAAATTGAAATGGTCGGCGCATCTTCACTAGGCCTCCATtccaaaaaagatattaattgcATCTTGACAGCCAAACTATGTACCTGTTATAAGGTATGCACCATCTACAGAGAAAACACAGTCCCACACCCAGCGTTGGTGACCTGGAGATCAAATGAAACATAACAACAAAGAATATCTCAGAGATGattaaaacctttttttgttgtataaaaCCCGGATAAAAATGAGCATCAAAGGAAAATCTCATGAATTACCTATCAAAGTTTTCTCTAAAGTAAAACCATCAACATTCCATATCTTTACAGTGTGATCGGCTGATGCAGTGGCCAGATATCTAGCAGGCATAAAATGGaaacaattaaactaaaaatacatcaagaaaAGTGGGAGAAGAAGGTAGGTGAGAAAAACTGCAGAGAATATAACAGAAAAATGGTAGATTAAATAAGGAAATATAAACCTGTGTGGATCACAAAATTCAGGTGAGAGAAGACATTTGAGAATGTATTTATTATGTGCTTGTAGCTTATGAAGTGGCTCAAAGTTGGTCATTGTCTGCAAGAAAATACATTCTGCATCAAATGATAATGCAGTCAAATTAAGCAACAAGGTAGTGTCAGATGGTTGCATTCATCAAGGGGCTACCTGGTTCCCTCGCAACAAGCGCCAAACATAACATGTTCCATGGTTATTTGCAGCAACTACCAAGCTTCCATCCCACATAACTGTTAGAGACCTTACAGCTGTATCCACCTCGGGTACCTAGATACACACTATGGTGCATTATTATCATCTCGGGACACAtttcattataataataatgaatcaTTAGCTAACAACGATCTAGAAATGCACCAAGCagcaaaaaatattcaaagacATTAATGGAAGAAGGGAGCAGCCATGTGCCAGTTTGGCTTTTCCTAGTGGCTCCCTCTGCCCCCAGGCTGGAGGAAAGCCCTTTAAATTTATGATGCCATTATAGACGCAAAAGCATTACAAATGATCCACTTGCTTTCATAAACTACATCATCTAGATGTATAAGCAAACACTTGAGTTTTGTGTAACATAtcataataaaaggaaaaagtaAAATGTTCCTACATTTGTAATTATAGCCCAATAAGATAATGTAAGTCATAAAAGAATACCAATTCACAACTGCATGAATTTGCAGTCAAATCCCATACTCGAATGTTCCCATTTTGGTCTCCAGATATCAGCTCTGTCTGCAAAACCAGACAACAGATTAGACCAACCAAAACCACACTAATATGCAATCTGATGCTTTTGGAGAAAGTGACACTCAGAAGAATTTACACAAATCACACAGAAATGATGGTAGGCATGGTTCAATCAAGATCTTTTCATGTTCTATAGCTAATAGACGGTTAAGTGATCAAAAGGCAATATAAACATGTTGAGAAAATTGCAGAATAGTGCCAATTATTAAACTCGGAAATTGAACAATATAAACAAGTACTCAAAAATTCATCATATCTGACAGTTTCTCTTCCAAAAATCCATGCCATAAGTCTTTGGTCATGAATTATCTTAATTCTTGCCATTTAGAACAAAGAAACTTGGCTGTCAAATCTGTTATTACATACTGATTTTCTCAGTATTTGCAAGGGGCAAGTCTTCCAACCACTGACAAAGCACGCTGGTACATTGTGTctcacagttaaaaaaaaagaaagataaaaaccCATTCATGGCAAGTCTTGATATCATATTCTCCATTTAAAACCACCCCACAATTCCAAAATCCCTTTCACTTTCCAACAATTTATCCTTCCTACAGGCTAAAAGTGATACACAACAACTAACCTGGTTTGGGTGCAACACCACAGTGTTGACAGCCGCACGACTTTCATATTCCCTTTGACAACCAGGAGCCCTGTAGTTGAACTTCAAATAAGAATCAAGTccgaaaaaatccaaaacacgCATAAAAACACAATTTCCTTTTAAAACACAGCATGATAGCATTCATCCAAGATTTACCTCAAATCCCAAATTTTCACAGTTCCATCCTCAGACCCTGAGTACATCCAGTTTCCATCACACTGAAATCCCACAGCCATAACATTTGCCGTATGCGAGTCATAGCTCATTACCTGTTAATGCAACACAATACCGCATcactaacatgaaaaaaaaatccatatttcaacaacaaaaaaataattatagaaaaggGCAAGACTTTCATTACCGGATGAGGACTATTTGAGTTGACATCAAACAGCTTAATGTGTGGATTCCCGGCTGCAGCCAAGTATCTCTTATCAGGGGTTATCTCAAGCCTATTAACTTGCTTCATTCAccgtataaataaacaaaacaatttatcaGCAAATTTActagctaagaaaaaaaaaattatagcaaaCCCACTAATATTTTGTAATAAAGATCCAAACTTTATAACAACAAGAGAAAAACTTAGTGATTACCGAATCGGGGTATTGGATTGTACGGTAACAGCGGCCACTTTTTGCCTCCCAAAATCTGATAGTGTGATCATAACTAGCAGTGGCAAGTATTACTGATGGCTGTGTcattatcttattaaaaattataataattattattataaccacCTCCTAATCACACAATAACAATTAAGGTTAATTAAGAAAAACGAgatttcaaaatcataattaagtaaataaaaatgctATAATACTAAAAAACGTGAAAAACAGAAgtaaataaaagttttgaacTTCACCTTGAAATCATGAGGCTATGGTGGATATTGTGGGATTTGGGATTAGGGTTTTGAAGGGTTTTGCATTTCTTTCCCATTAGGGCTCGAAAAAGAAGCCATGATTCAGTGGAGTAATAGGAAAGGGTGGCTTACGACGTTCTTTCtcctatttattattttttctgtttatttatttttttgtctgaaTGAAGCACGAGACGACAAGTCATCAGAAGTAGAAGAAAAACGATAAGTCGTCTAAATTTATGATGGTTAACATTTAAACGACTTGTCACTTAATTGTGGTGGTTATGGCTAGCAGTCATCTGTGTAGCGATAATTTGTAAAGTCCTCCTCCTTGATGCTGGCCTGGTTTGTGAAAGGAGGCCTTGCATAAAattcttatataaaataattctttttatgtttttttataaattattttttataaaagcttgtaaatataatataatattttacttataatcaatttcaacttttaaatttagtaaaatattttcaacttataaatcacaataaattattttactgACTAAACCATTCACACtatcatttatattattaactCATTATTGTTATTACCATATACCTCTAATTAATATCAAATCACTACCACCTCATCATCTTATTATCATCACTATCAATACTACTTTAacacataattattattattattattattattattataccatCTCTTTCACCTTAACTTCTATCACTATTCTCATCATTATTATCACCATTATTgctataatttttatcttatcaccacaataaattttaattattttattaatagagtttttttacATCAGTACTTATTaccatgtaaatatttttatgtttacattttatttataaaatattttaagcaaaacaaattttctttatatatatgctaaataccaagaaaaaactttaaaaggaTCATGGACCATTTGATATGTTCTTATTGTGGGTTCCAATGATGAAATCTCACTAATCTAAAAATTCACATGTATTCTTCAAGttgtttcttattaattttcagcgttaaaatactttttaagtaatgctaattttatataaagataCTTCTCAAAATCACttctgagaaaaaaaatcatcatttgaacatgattggattttataaattcttataattgtgtttttcgtgaattttgtttttgcaatatcatattgttattaatttttttctgctACATTCGTTtgagtaatttaaaaaaaaaagttccagAAAAAAAGGTATGTGAGtctagaagaagaagatgaagaagaagaaataatcaACATCTACATGATTAGCATtagtaatttttcttaattaatgtcTTCCTTATGATTAGACAATATGTGGTGTTTCGATACACGTGCAAAATGTCCAAAAATACTCCTaattattgaaaacaaatatgcggtggttttaaacaaattatatgtataagatttttcatttttttatgaaaacttaGGACGTCATGTTATAGAAAACAATTAGCTATTTAACCCGTGTCCATTGTggactatattttttaaaaaacaaattcttgaataaaaaagttatttcttaaaaaaatttaaaataaaatgaaagaacttttatatatatatatatatatatatatatatatatatatatatatatataatcaaataaacttaTTGTTACTTatgtaaataaacaaagaaattataaaacaataacaaaataaaaaaaactagaaaaaataagagatgGATGTAGgtcaagatatttgattatataaaataagatatttcttgtttatgtttattgaatttacttattaaaatcaataaaaaaaacaatagaaacagaaacagatatgaaattgaaaacattatGCAAAgccaaaatataagaaatattatttaagaataaatattatttttataaaataaagctcacctgtataaaataaaagaaatcattcaaatattaaatataaaaaatattaatttttaaaaaaacttttaatcaaAAAAGGTTTGCAAAACTCACGGCTTAGGGTAAGAGACCAGGATAAATcaataaaggaaaaattaaaaataaccgcaaaactaatttttttttaaaaaaataatattgaacgTTAAAATCGTAAaagaaattgaggaaaaaataatccaaaccaCATGAACTTGTCGAACTCATTACCcatgtcaaaaaatcaaaagcatcacAAATGAAAAAGCTCTGAATCTCATTTCCCCATGAAATCAAAGGCTGAAAGATGaaataagaggaaaaaacaacataaaaattgtgattaaaagaatgagggagaaagttaaataaagaaataaattagaggctaacaaaaaaattagagggttgattttttaaaaaaactttcataaaagagaaaataaattaaaagaatgaagactaaattgaaaacaataaaaaaacatattttaattgaatggtgaaattaaaaaccaacaaaactttaataaaaaagccaagggaaaaaaatcagaaataaaaagaataaaatctgaattgaaaaaaataatatataacaaattataattcaatgactaaattgaaaacaaccaaattttttataataggaTCAAGGAtgataataaacaataaaaaactaatggACTATAAATtgacaaatcttaaaaaaaaggacacAAATACACATTctttgaaagagagaaaaaaatgaagaagaaaaccacTACTAGCAAGAACTGACCGTAATACTTTGATATGCGTTGCCTTATAAGAAAAAGAATACAACAACGCATTCAGTGACACAATAGAAGGGTAGGTTTGGACATCGGATGGGTCTCACGCATCACCAAAACACCGTGAACGATACCTAATTGCTAGCACATGAATAGGATGCGCTAGTatcttttttgaataaaataattgtttcccaacataaaaatacaagaatgtCCTTCATGAACTTGAGAATCACAAAAAACCATGGTGAATGTACATAAATGCCCCTAGACGCATGCTttgatttttgtcttttctaaaGGTATAAAAACATTTGTATTGAATTTCAAAgtgcaaaaaaccaaaaaagcccTTGGTCAACaactcattttgttttttttttcctttagagGTAAATAAGtgttttaactattttaatgttttgaaaagactaaaaaaccCTTGGGAAATAActcaagaaattattaaatctagGGATATCGAGGGACAAAAtcgtatttttataataaaaaaatgaaaaaactaacaTATCCTAAACAACCTTTTAATAACTAATGAATCAAAGATAAAGACCAAAACACCCTCAATACCATTGTTATAATCCAATCTTTACCccctttgattttaatttaattctaagAGGGTTaacatttgaaattaaaaaatcaggggcttgaatgaaaattttcaaaacttcaaggaccaaattgaaaatggtCATTCCCAGACCGACGCAGTTTCCATATGCACtgttcttcttattcttcttcttctggagCTGAAAGGCCTGCCAAGCAGGGGGGGAAAGTTTAAATGACGGCATCCCAGTCCTACCAAAACAAAAAGATCAATCCTTATCTTCATGAAGATCATAATCCCGGGGAGATAAGGATCGAATCTCATGTCCAAGTCCCAGCAAAAGACTAGCACCTCCAGCAAGACTTATCCTCCGCCGAGAAAAGAAGAGACGTACTGGGGAACAACCAGTTGTTCTGGCCCTATAAAAGGCCAGCGAAAGGCCAGACCgaaaaaaggaggaggaggaggggagaaaaaaaaaccagcaaagaaaaacagagaagaccagaaaaacagagagacCGAGGGAACAAGAAAGAACCCAGAACAGAGGAGGGAATAAAGGATATAGAGAAAGACGAGGAGAAATGGGAACACAGTGGGAAGAAGAACGAAGAAAAACCCTGGAAACAGAGGAAACCGTGGGAGACCGGGAAACGTAAACAACGAAGAGGGGACGAACAAAAGGGAAAccagggaaagaaaaaaaaaacaagggaggCACAGGACGAACTGGGGACGAACTGAGGGGATACTGAACAGAGAGAAGAACAAAAAAGGAAGAACCCTTGTCCAGACGTCCTCGCCCCAGGCCACCAGCTCCAGCAGACCAGGTAAGCCTTTCTCCTTCTCGTCCCGCTTTGCAAAATAATTCATTTGATACTGTGCtgtgaattataattaacaGGTGACTGTACCGCACGCATCACGTGTACTGCTCTGCCCAGCCGTGTCTAGCCCAGCCCGTACGGCTGGTCTAGATCCAGcccagtgttttaaaaaaagacggGCCGGGTATGGGCCTCTAGTCTATCCAGCCTAAATTGTGTTGATTAAGGGTATGTTTTGCAAAATATATTCTTATACCTTGTCCATGTATTTTATtccccttttatttttgagatatGACCAAATAAGCCCCTTTTTTATATCAGGAAATATTCGTGAATTTATTTACGAGCCCTTTatgctttgttttatttattttctttgcattttgttttttttctgatatATGCTTAATTTGGAGACCGTCACTATTAAATACAAATATGTTGTGAAatgctttcttttatttttgtctagaaagagaaaatattttttaattgggca
This genomic interval carries:
- the LOC133676685 gene encoding target of rapamycin complex subunit LST8; the protein is MTQPSVILATASYDHTIRFWEAKSGRCYRTIQYPDSQVNRLEITPDKRYLAAAGNPHIKLFDVNSNSPHPVMSYDSHTANVMAVGFQCDGNWMYSGSEDGTVKIWDLRAPGCQREYESRAAVNTVVLHPNQTELISGDQNGNIRVWDLTANSCSCELVPEVDTAVRSLTVMWDGSLVVAANNHGTCYVWRLLRGNQTMTNFEPLHKLQAHNKYILKCLLSPEFCDPHRYLATASADHTVKIWNVDGFTLEKTLIGHQRWVWDCVFSVDGAYLITASSDTTARLWSMSSGEDIRVYQGHHKATVCCALHDGAEPSSS